Proteins co-encoded in one Corylus avellana chromosome ca9, CavTom2PMs-1.0 genomic window:
- the LOC132192266 gene encoding probable auxin efflux carrier component 1b, which produces MITLTDLYHVLTAVVPLYVAMILAYGSVKWWKIFSPDQCSGINRFVALFAVPLLSFHFISTNNPYEMNYRFIAADTLQKVIVLVVLAIWSRTSSRGSLEWSITLFSLSSLPNTLVMGIPLLKGMYGDDSGTLMVQIVVLQCIIWYTLMLFLFEYRGARLLIVEQFPDTAGSIISFRVDSDILSLDGKEPLETQAEVGEDGKLHVTVRKSTSSRSEIFSRRSHGPNSGLSLTPRPSNLTNAEIYSLQSSRNPTPRGSSFNHTDFYSMVNGKNASNVSPRQSNFGNLGFDEESAGVGVFGNPARANGGAYPAPPSAGIFSPGAKKKVNGAAGGGGGDGGKDLHMFVWSSSASPVSEGGIHVFRGGEYGNELGGVGHQKDYDEFGRDEFSFGNRPAPNGVDREGPVLSKLGSSSTAELHPKSGAQGESKATSMPPASVMTRLILIMVWRKLIRNPNTYSSLIGLTWSLVSFKWKITMPAIIANSIAILSNAGLGMAMFSLGLFMALQPKIIACGNSIATFAMAVRFITGPAVMAAASFAVGLKGVLLHIAIVQAALPQGIVPFVFAKEYNVHPDILSTGVIFGMLIALPITLVYYILLGL; this is translated from the exons atgattaCCCTCACAGACCTTTACCACGTTCTCACAGCCGTTGTGCCTCTGTATGTTGCCATGATCTTAGCCTACGGCTCTGTGAAATGGTGGAAAATCTTCAGCCCCGACCAATGCTCCGGCATCAACCGCTTTGTAGCGCTCTTTGCAGTCCCCCTCCTTTCCTTTCACTTCATCTCCACAAACAACCCCTATGAGATGAACTACAGGTTCATAGCCGCTGACACTCTGCAAAAAGTCATCGTCCTGGTGGTCCTAGCCATCTGGTCCAGAACCAGCTCGAGAGGATCTCTGGAATGGTCCATAAccctcttctctctttccaGTCTCCCAAACACACTCGTCATGGGAATCCCTTTGCTGAAGGGAATGTATGGAGACGACTCAGGGACTCTCATGGTTCAAATTGTGGTCCTCCAATGCATCATATGGTACACTTTGATGCTCTTCTTGTTTGAATACAGGGGAGCCAGGCTTCTGATCGTTGAGCAATTCCCTGACACTGCTGGCTCGATTATTTCCTTTAGAGTTGATTCTGATATCCTTTCCTTGGATGGGAAAGAACCGCTTGAAACCCAAGCTGAAGTTGGTGAAGATGGGAAACTCCATGTCACCGTCAGAAAATCAACTTCTTCTCGCTCCGAAATCTTCTCCCGGCGATCCCACGGCCCTAATTCCGGCCTTTCACTCACTCCACGGCCGTCGAACTTGACGAATGCCGAGATTTACTCGCTCCAGTCCTCGAGAAATCCCACCCCTAGAGGTTCGAGTTTCAACCACACTGATTTCTACTCCATGGTGAACGGTAAGAACGCCAGCAATGTGAGCCCGAGGCAATCCAATTTCGGCAACCTGGGTTTCGACGAGGAGAGCGCCGGAGTCGGCGTGTTCGGGAACCCGGCGAGAGCCAACGGGGGTGCCTATCCGGCTCCGCCGAGTGCCGGTATTTTCTCGCCGGGTGCGAAGAAGAAGGTCAATGGGGCtgctggtggtggtggtggtgatggagGCAAAGACCTTCACATGTTTGTTTGGAGCTCAAGCGCCTCCCCTGTGTCCGAAGGTGGGATCCATGTTTTCAGGGGTGGAGAATATGGAAATGAGCTTGGTGGGGTTGGTCACCAAAAAG ATTATGATGAGTTTGGTCGGGATGAGTTCAGCTTTGGAAACAGGCCAGCCCCAAACGGGGTCGACCGTGAAGGCCCCGTGCTTTCCAAGCTCGGCTCCAGCTCCACGGCGGAGCTCCACCCAAAGAGTGGTGCTCAAGGTGAATCCAAGGCAACTTCTATGCCGCCTGCCAGCGTCATGACCAGACTCATTTTGATTATGGTTTGGCGAAAGCTCATTAGGAATCCCAATACTTACTCCAGCCTCATTGGCCTCACCTGGTCTTTGGTCTCCTTCAA GTGGAAAATCACGATGCCGGCGATCATAGCCAATTCCATAGCCATTCTATCTAATGCTGGTCTGGGAATGGCCATGTTTAGTCTTG GTTTGTTCATGGCATTGCAGCCAAAAATTATTGCATGTGGGAACTCCATTGCCACCTTTGCCATGGCGGTTCGTTTCATCACCGGTCCGGCGGTCATGGCTGCCGCCTCGTTTGCTGTTGGACTAAAAGGAGTTCTTTTGCACATTGCTATTGTACAG GCAGCTCTTCCCCAAGGGATAGTACCCTTTGTGTTTGCTAAGGAATACAATGTTCATCCAGACATTCTGAGCACTGG GGTTATATTTGGGATGCTAATAGCTCTTCCTATTACTCTAGTTTACTACATCTTACTGGGGCTTTGA